A genomic region of Mesobacillus jeotgali contains the following coding sequences:
- a CDS encoding ArsR/SmtB family transcription factor, with protein MDYIKKTMDVNLEQQKLISSPLRVKIIYLLATKSMTAKQVADELGKTAGSIHYHIQQLFNGGILELEETKENRGIIEKYYRSKATHFNLKNEEGVPNSESVIRQATYVSLTEEDKKELQADIDLLFLKYVKKSAEKSEKDKVSYEMNFSLKKEIEEES; from the coding sequence GTGGATTATATAAAGAAAACAATGGACGTGAATCTGGAGCAGCAAAAATTAATTTCGAGCCCTTTGCGCGTAAAAATCATTTATTTGCTTGCAACGAAGTCTATGACCGCAAAGCAGGTAGCAGATGAACTTGGTAAAACAGCAGGCAGCATTCATTACCACATTCAGCAGCTGTTCAATGGCGGGATTCTTGAGCTTGAAGAAACGAAAGAAAACAGGGGCATCATCGAGAAATACTATCGTTCGAAGGCAACTCATTTTAACTTGAAGAATGAGGAAGGTGTTCCGAATTCAGAGTCAGTAATTAGGCAGGCGACATATGTATCTTTGACTGAGGAAGACAAAAAGGAACTGCAGGCCGATATTGATTTATTATTCTTGAAATATGTTAAAAAGTCGGCAGAGAAAAGTGAAAAGGATAAAGTGTCATATGAAATGAATTTTTCCTTAAAAAAGGAGATAGAGGAGGAGAGTTAA
- a CDS encoding lipocalin family protein → MNEEHLDRISLPEDAGPHGDSNIEWWYFFSFLNGDKGGRYAVMASFFRVGEFEIGKGHYIIHTLIDLDSKKRYNFSSFDSKVKLAMVAIYLPFYLLLHPTDTRIWRLYKKLLKGDIPAPHTMLEAAKINQHPPELFYGSHRLRFKGEEAFGFDAILKEKNSEIELEFTPMKPVALIGGDGKPDDLYYYSTTRNSVNGMIKTDSKTENVSGTGWFDHQWGRDYSLVKGAGWDWFGLMLSDGRELLLNQMSPGNPMANVIEEDGRVHFTRNITFQKIKYWKSLKTNARYPVEWEIRIPDFGIELHVEAEFPNQEMLIIGPIQAIWEGACKVTGREKLADGTSRPLDGIGFMELVGYAN, encoded by the coding sequence ATGAATGAAGAACATTTAGACAGGATTTCACTGCCAGAGGATGCAGGGCCACATGGAGATTCCAATATTGAATGGTGGTATTTTTTCTCTTTTTTGAACGGTGATAAGGGTGGCCGTTATGCGGTGATGGCTTCATTTTTCCGGGTGGGCGAGTTTGAGATAGGCAAAGGGCATTATATCATCCATACATTGATCGACCTGGACAGCAAGAAACGTTACAATTTTTCAAGTTTCGATTCAAAGGTGAAGCTTGCAATGGTAGCTATATATCTGCCTTTCTATCTTTTGCTCCATCCGACAGATACAAGAATCTGGAGGCTCTATAAAAAATTGCTTAAGGGCGATATACCTGCGCCGCATACAATGTTGGAGGCTGCGAAAATCAATCAGCATCCCCCTGAGTTGTTCTATGGGAGCCACAGGCTTCGCTTCAAAGGGGAAGAAGCATTTGGATTTGATGCAATTTTAAAGGAGAAAAATTCAGAGATTGAACTTGAATTCACGCCAATGAAGCCTGTCGCACTGATAGGCGGTGATGGAAAGCCGGACGATTTGTACTATTATTCTACTACCAGGAATTCTGTGAATGGAATGATAAAGACGGATTCGAAGACGGAAAATGTAAGCGGCACTGGCTGGTTCGACCATCAATGGGGACGTGATTACTCTTTAGTGAAAGGAGCCGGATGGGACTGGTTCGGACTAATGCTCAGCGATGGGCGTGAGCTGCTGCTTAATCAAATGTCCCCTGGAAACCCTATGGCTAATGTTATTGAAGAGGATGGCAGGGTCCATTTTACGAGAAACATAACTTTTCAAAAAATAAAGTACTGGAAAAGCCTGAAAACGAATGCCAGGTATCCTGTAGAATGGGAGATTCGCATTCCCGATTTCGGAATCGAGCTTCATGTCGAAGCTGAATTCCCAAATCAGGAAATGCTGATCATTGGCCCAATACAGGCTATTTGGGAAGGAGCATGCAAAGTAACCGGCAGAGAAAAGCTGGCTGATGGAACGAGCAGGCCACTGGACGGAATAGGGTTTATGGAACTTGTAGGGTATGCGAATTAA
- a CDS encoding MFS transporter, translating into MESAIKKNLVLFLVGKVTSVLGSSIYAFAIGLYILAETGSSLNFAITLVLSMLPRILLAPVAGTLSDRLDRKKMIIFSNFASAFWLGIILASFLFFTQEIWILYVATTGLSIISTFYSIAVTSSIYNMVGPDHLQRAMSLNQAAISLSAILGPVLGGVFFGIIHIHLFMALNILTFLFAAFASILIEYNLFSKKVQDKKTTRMSEDLKQGISYIKAQPFLLHLVILSVWLNFWFAVFPVAMPYLVLTVRGMSPTQLGIIEGSFSVGMMVMALILSAKKEIRRKELSITGGMVLLSAVLMMIGLPAIPLFMGLSNIVIFAFLMSMVLILSASIMFINTPVMVLLQKNTPDEYRGRVMSLLETGSSAMTPAGFILFGFLLEKLPVWLLLAVCGLSLFAVVFYLYREKMFLKLLRDEDQPRAASI; encoded by the coding sequence TTGGAAAGTGCAATTAAGAAAAATCTTGTCTTGTTCCTGGTTGGGAAAGTCACCTCTGTTCTTGGTTCATCAATCTATGCTTTTGCAATCGGCCTGTATATCCTGGCGGAAACAGGTTCAAGCCTGAATTTTGCGATTACGCTGGTACTCAGCATGCTTCCAAGGATCTTGCTTGCTCCTGTTGCGGGTACACTAAGTGACCGCCTGGACCGCAAAAAAATGATCATCTTCTCGAACTTTGCGAGTGCTTTCTGGCTTGGCATTATATTGGCTTCCTTCCTGTTTTTTACACAGGAAATCTGGATTTTATATGTGGCAACAACTGGACTGAGCATCATCAGTACATTTTATTCCATCGCCGTTACCTCATCGATTTACAACATGGTTGGACCTGACCACCTGCAAAGAGCGATGTCACTGAACCAGGCAGCGATTTCCCTTTCCGCTATTTTGGGGCCGGTGCTTGGCGGAGTCTTCTTTGGCATCATCCATATTCACCTCTTCATGGCATTGAACATACTTACTTTTCTCTTCGCAGCTTTTGCGAGTATCCTCATAGAATACAACTTATTTTCAAAGAAAGTGCAAGACAAAAAAACAACCCGAATGTCAGAAGACTTGAAACAGGGGATATCGTATATCAAAGCACAGCCCTTTCTCCTCCATCTGGTGATCCTCAGTGTCTGGCTGAACTTCTGGTTTGCAGTCTTTCCGGTAGCCATGCCCTATTTGGTTTTGACAGTCAGGGGAATGTCCCCTACCCAGCTTGGAATCATTGAAGGATCATTCTCCGTCGGCATGATGGTCATGGCGCTCATCCTGTCAGCGAAGAAGGAAATCAGAAGGAAGGAGCTTTCCATCACAGGGGGGATGGTGCTGCTTTCAGCCGTATTGATGATGATTGGGCTCCCGGCAATTCCACTGTTCATGGGACTATCAAACATAGTCATCTTCGCCTTTTTGATGAGTATGGTTCTGATTCTGTCAGCCTCCATCATGTTCATCAATACACCAGTGATGGTACTCCTGCAAAAAAACACGCCTGACGAGTATCGGGGAAGAGTCATGTCCCTCCTTGAAACCGGATCAAGCGCCATGACCCCTGCAGGATTCATCCTGTTTGGCTTCCTGCTTGAAAAATTGCCGGTGTGGCTCCTTCTGGCCGTGTGTGGACTCAGCCTGTTTGCGGTCGTTTTCTACCTTTACCGTGAAAAAATGTTCCTTAAGCTGCTGAGGGATGAAGACCAGCCCAGAGCGGCATCAATCTAA
- the rluF gene encoding 23S rRNA pseudouridine(2604) synthase RluF: MYFIFKDGINLRINKFISETGKTSRRGADRLIEEGRVSINGKVAKIGSQVEPGDVVRLNGEEIRMAQNYVYIALNKPVGITSTTERHVKGNIIDLVNHPLRIFNIGRLDKDSEGLILLTNDGDIVNEILRAENKHEKEYIVSVDKPITPEFVKAMSEGVRILGTKTLPAKVVQLSKYEFNIILTQGLNRQIRRMCETLGYQVVRLQRIRIMNIHLGNLPIGQWRDLNKKEKRQLFSDLNYEPKEW; this comes from the coding sequence ATATACTTCATATTTAAGGATGGGATTAACCTGCGTATCAATAAATTCATCAGCGAAACTGGTAAAACGTCAAGGCGCGGAGCGGATCGGCTTATTGAGGAAGGACGCGTGTCGATCAATGGGAAGGTTGCGAAAATCGGCAGCCAGGTCGAACCTGGAGATGTCGTCCGCCTGAATGGCGAAGAAATCAGGATGGCACAAAACTATGTATATATTGCTTTAAATAAACCTGTCGGGATTACAAGCACAACCGAAAGGCATGTGAAAGGCAATATCATCGACCTTGTCAATCACCCGCTAAGGATTTTCAATATTGGACGACTTGATAAGGATTCAGAAGGCTTGATTCTCCTAACAAATGACGGAGATATCGTGAATGAAATCCTCCGCGCCGAAAACAAGCATGAAAAGGAATACATTGTTTCTGTGGACAAGCCTATTACTCCAGAATTCGTCAAGGCAATGTCCGAAGGCGTAAGGATTTTGGGAACGAAAACACTGCCTGCAAAGGTGGTCCAACTATCGAAATACGAGTTCAATATCATCCTTACACAAGGATTGAACAGACAGATCCGCCGGATGTGCGAAACCCTTGGATATCAAGTTGTCAGGTTGCAGCGTATCAGAATCATGAACATCCATCTCGGGAACCTGCCGATTGGTCAATGGCGTGACTTGAATAAGAAAGAGAAAAGGCAGCTTTTCAGCGACTTGAATTACGAACCTAAGGAATGGTAA
- a CDS encoding SRPBCC family protein, producing the protein MVDVLTETKIHCPIERASEYAANPDNAPEWYVNIDSAEWLTEKPLSLGSRIAFKAKFLGRELAYIYEIVEYVPGMKLVMQTSEGPFPMKTTYVWKAIDSNTTLMTLRNQGEPTGFSKLVSPFMASMMKKANMKDLRKLKEIMEG; encoded by the coding sequence GTGGTAGATGTTCTCACCGAAACTAAAATCCATTGCCCGATCGAAAGGGCATCTGAATATGCAGCGAATCCTGACAATGCTCCAGAATGGTATGTGAATATTGATTCTGCTGAATGGCTTACAGAGAAACCGTTAAGTCTTGGTTCAAGGATTGCATTTAAAGCAAAATTCCTGGGCCGGGAACTTGCTTATATTTATGAGATTGTAGAGTATGTCCCAGGAATGAAATTGGTGATGCAAACCTCAGAAGGGCCATTTCCTATGAAGACTACTTATGTATGGAAAGCAATTGACTCAAACACAACTCTGATGACGCTGAGGAACCAGGGTGAGCCAACAGGGTTTTCAAAACTGGTTTCACCTTTTATGGCTTCGATGATGAAAAAGGCCAACATGAAGGACCTGAGAAAACTGAAAGAAATAATGGAAGGGTAA
- a CDS encoding DUF2254 domain-containing protein, with protein MKKIVLRIRTSMWLRPIIYSVLAFLLALGVIYIDHNELAQGVVPSFLLTNVSLAQTILGSISGALLTMTTITFSTIMVVLTTYSSQFSPRTLSNFVEDPVTMRVLGIFMGGFVYSILSLLFMSETWYESQVISATVGVVIAFICLLFFAYFIHNVATSVQVSTLIREITEGALKVIRTQEDTLESEYTNVIDDRKDAGFTYEFVRDVKCKGFGYVQLTDYQGLLKYASQNALGVEANFLNGDFLTEDSIAFRVHHSGEIDEDIDAVMNQYLGLGKERSSIQDPEFALQKIVEVALRAISPGINDPNTARVCISYLGMALSHLCRVRSNGRYIAYYDEDMQPRIIGKQKRTMDILYLSFYQIAHYGSQDFSILTALIDAFLLIGRSADDSLKKSIWELYIYSMEKFDSYELKELDQIYLNEKKRELSTVLGIAL; from the coding sequence GTGAAAAAGATTGTTTTACGAATAAGGACAAGTATGTGGCTGAGACCGATTATTTATAGTGTACTGGCATTCCTGCTGGCATTGGGCGTGATATATATCGATCACAATGAGCTTGCTCAGGGAGTAGTCCCATCATTTTTGCTGACAAATGTTTCGTTGGCGCAGACAATATTAGGTTCGATTTCGGGAGCGCTGCTGACGATGACGACGATCACTTTTTCGACGATCATGGTTGTACTGACTACATATTCATCTCAATTTTCACCGAGAACACTGAGTAATTTCGTCGAAGATCCTGTAACGATGAGGGTCCTCGGAATTTTCATGGGCGGTTTCGTCTACTCGATTCTGTCGCTGCTGTTCATGAGTGAAACGTGGTATGAGAGTCAGGTAATCTCAGCTACGGTTGGAGTGGTGATTGCGTTCATTTGTCTCTTATTCTTCGCCTATTTTATCCATAATGTCGCAACCTCCGTTCAGGTGAGCACGCTGATCCGGGAGATCACCGAGGGGGCTTTAAAGGTGATTAGAACACAGGAAGATACATTGGAAAGTGAGTACACGAACGTTATAGATGACAGAAAAGATGCCGGATTCACCTATGAATTTGTCCGGGATGTAAAATGCAAAGGATTCGGTTATGTCCAGCTGACAGACTATCAGGGTCTACTGAAATATGCATCCCAAAACGCACTTGGGGTTGAAGCGAATTTTTTGAATGGTGATTTTCTGACAGAGGACAGCATTGCCTTCAGAGTCCACCATAGTGGTGAGATCGATGAGGATATTGATGCCGTTATGAATCAATACTTAGGGCTGGGCAAAGAACGGTCATCGATCCAGGATCCTGAATTTGCGCTTCAGAAAATTGTTGAGGTTGCTTTGAGGGCCATATCACCAGGAATTAACGACCCGAATACTGCCAGAGTCTGTATTTCGTATTTAGGCATGGCTTTGTCCCATCTATGCCGGGTCCGTTCGAACGGACGGTATATAGCTTATTATGATGAAGATATGCAGCCCAGGATTATCGGGAAGCAAAAGAGAACGATGGATATCTTATATTTATCCTTTTATCAAATTGCCCATTATGGGAGTCAGGATTTTTCCATTCTTACTGCTCTCATCGACGCTTTTTTGTTAATCGGCAGATCAGCCGACGATTCCTTGAAGAAGAGCATCTGGGAGCTGTATATCTACAGCATGGAAAAGTTCGATTCATACGAGTTGAAGGAGCTTGACCAAATCTATTTAAACGAGAAAAAGAGAGAACTATCAACAGTGCTGGGGATCGCTCTTTGA